Proteins encoded in a region of the Fundulus heteroclitus isolate FHET01 chromosome 2, MU-UCD_Fhet_4.1, whole genome shotgun sequence genome:
- the LOC105934783 gene encoding hyaluronidase-4 gives MHVVPVGGTSSSHLVVPVSVACSWILLLFHSAFGQKPAKLPLISRKPFIAAWNAPFDMCTIKYNITINLDHLFHIQGSPRATWTGQNVTIFYANRLGYYPYYTPQGKAINGGLPQNCSLDMHLLKAYQDIAHFIPAEDFRGLAVIDWEFWRPQWHRNWHKKDIYRRKSKELTMKAYLDVTPAQVEVLARRRFEKSAKAFMERTIQLGTRLRPSAHWGFYLYPDCHNYNLHEQNYTGMCPLSERRRNDELAWLWNSSTALFPSVAIRKSHTNSISNWHFAHNRIQESLRIASLTSKEYDLPTYVYLRLGYRDDALAFLTTKDLIHTIGESAALGAAGFIIWGDLNLTSSRHNCTLVKSFLTHRLGQYITNVTRAAEVCSDFLCQGNGRCVRQEPRASHYLHLSAENYQIHPTGDGAFAVSGWPSQHDLQQLTERFRCHCYEGHEGDRCDSLNKVKEDDDLRREEKNEQERKRTEWEDEQGGLWESRESFAPPVSWAHYQILLLLYLNFLLMQMVV, from the exons ATGCATGTGGTCCCAGTGGGCGGGACATCCTCCTCCCACCTAGTGGTACCTGTGTCTGTTGCCTGCTCCTGGATCTTACTGCTCTTCCATTCTGCCTTTGGTCAAAAACCAGCAAAGCTGCCCTTGATAAGTCGGAAGCCCTTTATCGCTGCTTGGAACGCTCCTTTTGATATGTGCACCATCAAGTACAACATTACAATCAACCTTGACCATCTTTTTCACATCCAAGGAAGCCCACGCGCTACTTGGACAGGACAAAACGTGACAATTTTTTACGCAAACCGACTTGGCTACTACCCCTACTACACACCACAAGGCAAAGCCATTAATGGCGGTCTGCCGCAAAACTGTAGCCTGGACATGCACTTGCTCAAAGCTTATCAGGACATTGCTCACTTCATTCCTGCAGAGGATTTCCGTGGCCTGGCTGTCATTGACTGGGAGTTCTGGCGACCTCAGTGGCACCGTAACTGGCACAAGAAGGACATTTACAGGAGGAAGTCAAAGGAGTTGACGATGAAGGCATATCTTGATGTGACGCCGGCTCAGGTGGAGGTGCTGGCTCGGAGGCGGTTTGAGAAAAGCGCCAAAGCCTTCATGGAACGGACAATCCAGTTGGGAACACGGCTACGGCCCAGTGCCCACTGGGGTTTCTACCTCTACCCGGACTGTCACAACTACAACTTGCATGAGCAAAACTACACTGGCATGTGTCCACTCTCTGAGAGGAGGAGAAATGATGAGCTGGCATGGCTGTGGAACAGCAGCACGGCTTTGTTTCCTTCTGTGGCAATCAGGAAAAGTCACACCAACAGCATCAGCAACTGGCACTTTGCCCACAACAGAATCCAAGAGTCACTCCGGATTGCCTCACTGACCTCAAAGGAGTATGACCTTCCCACTTATGTCTACCTCAGACTGGGGTACAGAGATGATGCCCTGGCATTTCTCACCACT AAAGACTTGATTCATACTATCGGGGAGAGCGCTGCTCTGGGAGCTGCAGGATTCATTATCTGGGGGGACCTAAACTTGACCTCTTCCAGG CACAACTGCACTTTGGTGAAGTCCTTCCTGACTCACCGCCTTGGTCAGTACATCACCAACGTGACCCGGGCTGCCGAAGTCTGCAGCGACTTCCTGTGCCAAGGGAATGGCCGGTGTGTTCGCCAGGAGCCCCGCGCCAGCCACTACCTCCACCTGAGTGCTGAGAATTACCAAATTCACCCCACAGGCGATGGGGCCTTTGCTGTCAGCGGGTGGCCATCACAACATGACCTTCAGCAGCTGACCGAGAGATTCCGCTGCCACTGCTACGAAGGCCATGAGGGAGACCGATGTGACAGTCTGAACAAAGTAAAGGAGGACGATGACCTGAGGAGGGAAGAGAAGAATGAACAGGAACGGAAGAGGACTGAGTGGGAGGATGAGCAGGGTGGGCTGTGGGAGAGCAGGGAGAGCTTTGCCCCGCCAGTCAGTTGGGCTCATTACCAGATACTGTTGTTGCTATATTTGAACTTCCTGCTCATGCAGATGGTTGTATAG